GTATATTCATGAAGAAAAAGGCAGTCAATATGTAATTCATGTGATACCCAAAACTCGCAACTTCCGAAAATCATGTCAAGTCATAAAGAAATGCTAAACAATAGGCTAAACAACTTTGATGCAAAGTATTTTTTCACAAAGGTATCCTATGAACTATTAAAATTGTgaaccaccggccgtggtggctccgctgAATAGGCTTCAGTGAACCTTTGCGAGAGAGGTGAGGAGTTCGAAACCTTTGCGAAGCAAAGGCTCTAATGGAGTTACTTGGTGACTTAAGTGTGCTGccaggggtggtgggtcctcccgcttaCGTAGCATCTGGGGGTTTACGCTTCGGCTACCAGCTGAGGCGGTTCCTCTagcagaaaggaaaaaaaaaatattaaaattgcgAACAATTTCAAAGATAGTGTCAAGAAATCCAAATTCCAAAACATCTTGCAAATTTAAGAAGGTCGACAAGAATAGCAAATCATGCTTTCATTTGTACAAATTTCCCACAAATGAAGTTCAGCATATCCCAAACAAATCTCATAGAGACACTATCATCATATCAAACAAAGCTCAAATGATGTAGGCCATGCATCCTTTCAAAACTTAAAATGTCCTTTATGAATTTCTACAGCATATTAAAAACAATTTGACACATCTACTATCTCATTTCAAGACTAACAACAACTAGCCACAGAAAAGACAGCATTTCCCTAATCgaatcaactccaaaaattttgagaaaaaaaaaaaaatagtatgtCCAACAATTACAACAACAATAtatcaaatcaagaaatcaatatAACATTTGGACTAAAAGTCTAGTGATCCTATCCATCTTTCCTTTCTGAACAAACATTTACAAAAATGCATGTCACCGATAACTTTGCTATCTCTACCAGTGAAAAAGTAATAGTTTTGTGTTGGCACTATTCGTTACATTCAATGTCAAGAAAAACAATTGCAACAGGGCTCaactaatatatttgaaatattccATAGGACATAGATCACAAAAACAACATGGCAATACTTCCAGCGACATAGCAAGTAACTAATAGAACCTATTATAGACAAAGATGAACAAGAGGGTAATTAAGAATGCACCTATGTTGTAATCGTCTTGTCCATGGAAATATAGAAACAATGCTATTGGTACTAGTTTCTTGACCCTTCTGATGTAAACGAAGATGATGAGGTACGGTCTCATGAGTAGACTCAGCTTCCAAAGCCTTATTATCAGAGGATAACAAGACCGAGCTCATGAGACCCTTCACTTTTTTCAATAACCATTCCCTCAATAAAAAAAGACGAACTCCAGGACTTCCCTCTCATTGACTAGACATGCAGAATGCTGAAGCAGCAGGATAGGTAtgaatcaaattcaaatatgcTTAGCAGAAGTTGACCAAGTACTCTATACATGTTTACTCATCCATGTACAGTAAGAgtgaaacaagaaatagaagcACGCATATGTTCACACGTGAAAAGTCAttactcttttcttcttcccaccAACAAGCCCACAATTGATTGGCTGAAAAACTATCACAAGGATCAAATGCAGCATCACTGTTAGTCACAAACTAGAACCATCCAAAATACCGTGCTCATCTCTTCAGAAATTTCCAACAACCAAAAACCATCTACTCAGCACATACTACCTTACCATATGCCAAGAGACTATCGATCCCACTACAGTACATACCACCTATGCAGTACGTATTGCCCTACCATTTGCCGGGAGACTATACTAACCCCAACCACGGCCATGATCACTCACAAGTCGCAGCATTTCAATATTGGGCTGACAGAATGATACAGAAACTACCGAATGAAAACTGAAGCTAAATCCATGTTATTGATCTACATGAAAGAAACATGAGACAACGACGGCGTCTCAACTATACCTGGATTGGACCACACGAAGATGGCGAGATCAGAAAAGCAGAATAAAGAAACGATGGGAAGCCGTCACCACCGCTGCTGTCGCTGCCACCACCGCTACCGTCGATACTGTCGTCGCCACTGCTGTCGACGCGAATCTGAGCCCTGTGCTTCGAGCTCCTCGACCGACCGCCCCAGCGAGTCAGATCCGACGCGCGAGAGAGCAATCGAGAGGGAGAGACGCCGATCCGGCCAGTCAGATCCGGCGAGAGAATCCCCGATCGAGAGAGTCACCGATCGAACTccagagagagagcgagagccaGAACTGAGAGAAAACCTCCTTTGATCGAGCGATCCTACCTCCGATCGAGTTCaagagagcgagcgagagccAGAACCGAGAGAGAATTTCCTTCGACCGAGCGATCCTACCTCCGAGAAAGAATCAAATCCCCAGAGCCAGAGAGAGAGCgattgagagaaaaagagggatcTGCCGAGTGAGAACCGGTAGAACGAGAACGAAACTGAACTCCTCTCGCAATCCCCGACTGCCGGCCTTTGATCTCCGATCCTCGCTAATGAGAGAAAACCCTAGCCTTCGACTCGCTCGACGGAGAAACGCTGGAGACGGAGGCGGAAGTTTCCTCTGGTGGACAGCGCGCGAGGCGGAGATTTTCCCCCGAGGAATGGCGGATCTCTACCGAGATTGCCCGAGGCTAGGGTTTCGAGATCTGCCATGGAAGCTCCATCGAGCAGTTACAGAGAGAAAGAACGATGATGATCGAGCGAGCGGGAGTCCACACAGAGAATGCGAGCCCCCCGAATGCGAAAGAGAGAGCCCCCGTCGGAGAgaatccgagagagagagaaaagagagccTCCCGCCAGAGAgtccccttttttattttgttttatatttttctccttttctccttttctttacattttttttcttttcttgttttctttacatttttttcttttcttgttttcttctttttctttttctttcattcatttttttttctttttttatatttttataaaatgaatatttaaaaTGTCAACGAAATTTTGGTTGTCTTAGGGTTTCTTTTCAACGTCATAATGCGGATCGCTACATTTGAGCAGCATTTGCACTACCTCCTTCATTGTAGGCCTCGTGGAAGGCAGCCTGGCAGTGCAAAAGATTCCCAGCTTAAAGACATTACTTATCTGATCTAGGTACGAGTTGTCCCTGATCTCCTCGTCTACCACATCAGATATTGGCTTGCCATGATTAAAGTGAAACCATGCCCATTCAGCGAGCCCCATGTCTTCGTTCCCCTCGCAAGGCTCCCTTCCGGTGGTCAGTTCCAAGAGAACGACCCCGAAGCTATAAACATCGATCTTCTCATTAACTCTTTTCGTATGATTATACTCTGTCGTTCAACAGAAAAAAAACGCAAGACAAAACTAAATATTCTTGCTGGTAGGATATGTCAAGTATGAGGAAGGCGAACTGGCATAGCTGAAATGAACTCATGTTAAGGAAATGGACAAACCTGGTGCCAAATAGCCGAAAGAACCAGCAACAACTGTCATGGAAACAGCTTCTCCTGGCTTGGCCAACATCCTTGCAAGGCCGAAGTCAGCAATTTTTGCTTTGAACTCTGAGTCTAAGAGAATGTTGCTCGATTTCACGTCTCGGTGGATGATGGGCGATGAACAACCATGATGCATATAGCAAAGTCCTTCAGCTGCTCCTAGCGCAATCTGCAACCTTTTGGGCCAATCCAAGATCATATTGTTGGCAACACCCGAGATGGGCGATGATCGTTTATTCTTGTGAAGCCAACGGTCCAAGCTGCTATTTTCCATGTACTCGTACACTAGGAGTTTCGACTTCTCGCAAGAAATAGAGCACAACAATTTGACAATGTGCAGATGCTTAATGTTCCCAAGTATCTCCACTTCTGCTACGAATTGCTTCTCCAGCTTCTCATCTAATTTTCGGTTATTCAAAATCCTTTTCACGGCAACGGTGTCACCAGAAGGATTCACGACAACGCGATATACTTTTCCTGATCCGCCACTTCCAATCACATTAGGCTCCTTCAATTCCGACAGAATATTCGATTCCGTaaaattcaaactttggaatgGAGTCAGTTTTGGAGTTGAATCGAACTGGGACCTGTTCTTTCTGGAAGCTCTGATCATGAATAGCACCACCAACAAAACGCACATCGCCGCTGCAATGGCCAAGATCACGATCAAGGTGAGATTGGTCTTGCTCGATCTACGGGATGGGGTGCTGCAGACATTGATCCTCATGAACGAATTGGATGCACAGAGCCCGGGGTTGTTCAGGAAACTGGTGTCATAAGCGGCATTATCGTATAAGGATGGAATTTTCCCCCTAAGGCGATTGGATGATAAATTCAGACGGTTCAGATTCAGTTGGCCGAATTCAGGAGGAATCAGGCCGGACAGTTGGTTGTCAGACAGATCCAACTGCGTGAGCACAGGCAGAAGACCGATTTTGCTGGGAATCGGTCCCGAGATCTTATTGTGACTAAGATTCAGAGTGGTCAAGGATTTCCATGAAATGATGTCTGTGGGAAGATTCCCGGAGAGCTTGTTCTGACCGAGCAAAAGCGTCGTCAGAGAAGGAAGCACGGTCAATTCAGCTGGAACCGTGCCACTGAGGAGGTTATTACTAGCATCAAACACCACCAAGTTCCTCCACGAAGACACCGTGCTCGGAATCTTGCCGAAGAATTTGTTGTTGCTCATCTCGATCCGAGTGAGGTTTGGGGACAGCTCCCTGGGAAGCTCGCCAGTTAATCCATtaccactcaagagcaaagccaTCAAGTTCCGCGGCATCCAGAGTCCTCCAGGCACATTGCCTGTGAACCCATTGTTGTTCAACATCACTTCAAGCAAAGTACTGCAATTTCCAAGTGACTCTGGCAACTCCCCGCTGAGATTGTTGTCCATGGCGGCCAACCCAAACAGCGTACCCCCATGGCACAGATGTTCTGGAAATGCACCGGTCAAGTTGTTGAAGGCCACTTCGAATCTTCTGAGCGGGGAAAACTTGCCAAAGTCCGGGGGAATCGTGCCCGATATATTGTTGTTGGACAGCTTGATATCAGACAAAGAGGGAAGACTCGCGATAACTTCCGGGATTCCACCAGACAATTGATTGAACTCTAAATTCAAGCTGTATAGATTCTTGAGCTGTCCAAAAACTTCAGGTATGTTCCCCATCAAATTATTTAAAGACAGATCGATCACGCTCAGGTTTGCGGCACTGACTGCCTGAGGGATCGATCCGGACACATTAGTCTCGTACACGTACAACTCGCTCAAGCTTCTCATAGCAAAAATGCTGGCCGGGATCTCTCCTGTCAGTGGATTCTTCCCCAAATCCAAGTGCTCAAGAGCCTCCATATCGCTAACTGTCTCCGGGATTCCACCATAAAGGTTCGTCTGCGCCATTGAGAAGAACCGCAGCTTCTTCAGGACAGTGAAGTTCTGCGGTAGCTGTGATGGCACGAACTTGTTGTACTCGAGCCTCAGTTCTTCGAGAGCAGAGAGGCCAAAAATCTCTTCAGGGTATGTGCCATTGTACTCAGACATGTAAAGGTGAAGGATCCTCAGCCTCTGCAGCCTTGCTACCGATGCTGGGACGTCGAACGAGAAGCTGTTGTCGGCAAGAATCAGGACCTGAAGATTGGCCATTCGATCGATATCGGAAGGAATAGGACCTTCAAAGTGATTCTCGGACAGGTCGAGGTACACGAGCTTGGAACAGTTGTAGAGAACAGTGGGAAACTCTCCAGTAATATTGTTGTAGGAGAGATCGAGCTTGGTCAGATTCTTGAGGTCGCAGATGAATGGGGGGATCGAATAATTTATGCTCAGGTTGGTAAGATTGAGCTTGGTAATCGAGCCTTCTTGGCATTTGATCTCGGGCCATGCGCAGTGGGAGGATGAATTGGAGGCCACCCAGTGGTCGAGGGACGATGGTTCTTGCCAGGATTGCCTGAGCTTCAACAGGACTTGCAATTCTTGATCTTGGATTTGAGACTCTGCAGCATGAGGGAGGAAGCAGAGGAAAACGACACAGGGGATGtaggagaagaaggggaagaagaagcgaATATGAGGAGGTGATGAGGTCAGTCTCGGCATAATTGAAGTTTGTCCAGAGCTTTTCTGGTTAAAGAGAGACTCTCCAGTGTCGGAGCTTGAGATCTATCAGCTCAAAACATCGAGCGAAACGTGTCGGTTTGCTTTTGTTTATTGCTCGGCAGAACCCCCTACGGTTTTTAACCTCGTACCGAAGTCCTGAAATGTGGACCTAGATGAGTGGTGGGTATTACATGCATCGCATCTTTGAGACCTCacattcatgatttttgagacaTATATCAGCCCaccctttttcatttcaaaataattaaagaaaacaaaagaaaagaaagaatagttAAAGAACAATAACCTTACAATGTAAGCTGTCAATCAACGAGAGGTTGCGAACAAATTCTAAAGTTCAGCGAGCATCATTTGGTTGAATTTCTGTAGCGTCATCCAACATCTAAATTTCTTAAAGATAAGTGAgaagaaataatgaaaaatcagTACTGagtcccttaaaaaaaaaaacacgagtaTCCATTTGACGATTGCATCGTGATTAAATTTGACTGTCATATCACTTGCAAGTGAAGTCTGATTTCAGGACCAATGCGGGGTATCATAGAGTGCAAAtgataacgtttctattccCGGGTACAATttctatttatatatgttttttttttctattcacctgacaagtttctgagcaacataatgtgtttgataattgtataaaaattttatttatgaaataaaaatatgtttggtactacctccaaatttttttgggCTTGGAAAGTACAATTAGATTTATAGGACCGAGACGTGacctagaatttcttttaacattttaataattttattatatttttttcttctactttcTCTAGTTGGTCGCTAACCTTGACTATGGCCGACTTTTGATTGGCCAAACGAGAGATGGCAAGGTTGCCTCGAGTCTCGTTGTGGCTAGGCAAGGTATGTCGATCTCACGGCGGCTGGGTAAGTCTTGGGGTGACCTCTTTTGGCTAGTTGTCGGTGGGCTAgggaaagaagaggaggaagagaaaataaaagaaaagaaaagagaaaaaaatgaaaatattttggatttcaTTATTGAACGGTTCTTAAgaataaagaagtaatttttatttatttcttgattctattttaaatatattctcaagaacaaaaatgtaaacaaatgaatttttattatatttttattcaaaaaaaaaacatgaacgTTATGCGTCGATAGTCCCTTGAAGTGTTTGGaacctatgaagcacggacgTGCTTctgtgtcgtgtccgacacgtgttggagcgtgtcggacacgtcaaCACGCttggacacgcggtcaacttttATTGACATGCGTGGAAgactgatggagggtggaggtgaGGGAGGGTGAGGGAGCAGAGGTTGGGAGCGCCGGCGAGACGGAGCAGAGGCCGCGAGCGCCGGCGAGATGAAGCCACGAATGGACCACCGCGACAGCGGGAGACGGCCAGAGAGAGGTGAGGGCTGCCATTGTTGCAATGGATCGGcgacgagaggaagaggaaaggaggagaggagggaagggggtcgtgcggcgcAGCAAGGAGGATAGGAAAAGGAGGGCTCGGCGGCTCGCTAgggtttttcataaagaaatccaaaaaaaataagaaaggaggTTTGATGGCGTAAGAGAGGGGGGGAGTGACAGCTCACCTGTCATTGTCAAGTGGGggagggaaaaagtaaaataaatgtgGGCTGGAGGGAAAATGACGAACGAAAGAAGGGGTGGATTTTGGGGATTGTTTTTTAactgaaaaattaaataaatgaaattaaaaatgatttcaaaaaataaaaattttaaattttaaataatgataaattttggttatggtagaaaatcatgaatttatttaaataaattgattctaatttcttattaatttttagtttcatcaataacttttgttaaaatttaaaaaatgtttcgcattaattatgaatatatctttcgaatttcaaatgaattgatttgttaatattattagtataaatttattataggctcttttttaattaattatttacttatgaatttaaatcaaattaattaaaaataaaaatatttatttaatatacaacgtgtgaATGTGTCGaaaaaattctctatttttagaaatgatgtgtcgATGTGTCGTGTTGTGTCGAACACTCGTGTCGTATCGCGTGTCGATCTTTACATAGTTTGGAATACCACTCACGTGATGGTAGACCTTTTTCCGAAAATGGAGTTCGTCGGTATGTGCAGCTCTCCAATGTTGAACTTGAACACTGACCATACACTtttactttttgacttttgactAGATTTTGTCGGCTTTTACCTTGTCCCTTTCTTCGGTTGGAAAAAAACGAAAGTTTGGAAAATGTAAGGAAGCAACCATGAAGAAGATTGGCAACACATCATTTTTacttatgaatttgaatcaaattaattaaaaataaaaatatttatttaatatacaatgtgtcgcaacgtgtcaaaattctctattttttagaaatgatgtgtcgATGTGTCGTGTTGTGTCGAACACTCGTGTCATGTCGCGTGTCGATGCTACATAGTTTGGAATACCACTCACGTGATGGTAGACCTTTTTCCGAAAATGGAGTTCGTCGGTATGTGCAGCTCTCCAATGTTGAACTTGAACACTGACCATACACTTTtacttttttgacttttgactAGATTTTGTCGGCTTTTACCTTGTCCCTTTCTTCGGTTGGAAAAAAACGAAAGTTTGGAAAATGTAAGGAAGCAACCATGAAGAAGATTGGCAACCATCATTGATTGTGTGTTGCGCACTTTCATTATTAACCAATCAGGTACATTCATCACTACTCTtattgacttcttcttcttcttcttcttttattttttttttaatttaacatttaagATAAATgagtagaaaattttaaaatgcgaAATAAAATATGTTAAGCTGCTCATATTTAcatcataatataataatatagttttttttttttagaatttcgCAAATTAATCTATTATTGAGTAGTAACactaatgaaaatttaaaataattccTTAGACTTCTTGAAGAAAGTTATAAATATTGTTAGGATTGTGAGTTGTGTCAGAGAAATTTCATGTTCGAGAATTGATGTGGTGTagaataattaatatattttaatttaccCATGATTCATTATCTTGAAGGTAAATTTAACCGGATCTATCATTCTCCTTAGGTTAGGGTATCGAGCATGGTGCTCTAATCACTCGGACATGACTCTTTGCGGCAAAGTTCAGTCATTGGCATTTACATGTATAAAAGTATTGGGGTGAATAGATGAATTTGatccgaaccacacatgcctattgAAGGTATCGGCATTTATACATGACAGGCTTAAACTTAGCATTCTCTCTAGGTAAAGGTATCGGGCTTGGTACTTTAATCACCCGGACATGACTCTTTGTAGCAAAGTTCAGCCATCAGCATTTACATGCATAAAAGAACTGGGGCAAATACATGAATCTGATCCGAACAACACATGCTTGTTAACCccgttaaaaagaaaagattcctGGCCCTACACAACTGGGCACTCTTAAAATAAGGTGAATGATAATGAACTTTGACTTACTGAAAAGAAGGTGAGATCATTAAATACGGATACTCTTATGATTAGGTCTtgcattgaaattgattgagattagaGA
This genomic stretch from Eucalyptus grandis isolate ANBG69807.140 chromosome 3, ASM1654582v1, whole genome shotgun sequence harbors:
- the LOC104427173 gene encoding receptor-like protein kinase 5; the encoded protein is MPRLTSSPPHIRFFFPFFSYIPCVVFLCFLPHAAESQIQDQELQVLLKLRQSWQEPSSLDHWVASNSSSHCAWPEIKCQEGSITKLNLTNLSINYSIPPFICDLKNLTKLDLSYNNITGEFPTVLYNCSKLVYLDLSENHFEGPIPSDIDRMANLQVLILADNSFSFDVPASVARLQRLRILHLYMSEYNGTYPEEIFGLSALEELRLEYNKFVPSQLPQNFTVLKKLRFFSMAQTNLYGGIPETVSDMEALEHLDLGKNPLTGEIPASIFAMRSLSELYVYETNVSGSIPQAVSAANLSVIDLSLNNLMGNIPEVFGQLKNLYSLNLEFNQLSGGIPEVIASLPSLSDIKLSNNNISGTIPPDFGKFSPLRRFEVAFNNLTGAFPEHLCHGGTLFGLAAMDNNLSGELPESLGNCSTLLEVMLNNNGFTGNVPGGLWMPRNLMALLLSGNGLTGELPRELSPNLTRIEMSNNKFFGKIPSTVSSWRNLVVFDASNNLLSGTVPAELTVLPSLTTLLLGQNKLSGNLPTDIISWKSLTTLNLSHNKISGPIPSKIGLLPVLTQLDLSDNQLSGLIPPEFGQLNLNRLNLSSNRLRGKIPSLYDNAAYDTSFLNNPGLCASNSFMRINVCSTPSRRSSKTNLTLIVILAIAAAMCVLLVVLFMIRASRKNRSQFDSTPKLTPFQSLNFTESNILSELKEPNVIGSGGSGKVYRVVVNPSGDTVAVKRILNNRKLDEKLEKQFVAEVEILGNIKHLHIVKLLCSISCEKSKLLVYEYMENSSLDRWLHKNKRSSPISGVANNMILDWPKRLQIALGAAEGLCYMHHGCSSPIIHRDVKSSNILLDSEFKAKIADFGLARMLAKPGEAVSMTVVAGSFGYLAPEYNHTKRVNEKIDVYSFGVVLLELTTGREPCEGNEDMGLAEWAWFHFNHGKPISDVVDEEIRDNSYLDQISNVFKLGIFCTARLPSTRPTMKEVVQMLLKCSDPHYDVEKKP